Proteins encoded in a region of the Magallana gigas chromosome 8, xbMagGiga1.1, whole genome shotgun sequence genome:
- the LOC117680333 gene encoding protein FAM124A isoform X1, producing MEAYVKRTYAQKNRPGGATNKYPFWDYRSRRGSLSTSASNSSNDGSSISSIGSLRSEAEGENISLSGNSDIDSIMLSDPYRLTVHFLADSHEVYPMMDMYQPVIDWVDPDLHIFKVSERINISEQRADDFTYSESSIPSTAVMIFLHEEGMLGCERIQTAKIHFEKSPWKFHHSEQVSRGRVNPYPYNSQDFFYTSEDLPLWAVRQVHYGKEHIRLVIFAGEENWDDMVHFYKLIIGTDPELLREDFCLFTVHTHTHYDIQFALKRLQRGIKPRPLECVKLQFRVTDVGHIVPLFPNVCKPLSDTRWETKDHDGNTIVLEVTGCLLPSANKSLENSVTRKRSDRSDASDRSRGSSRASSETTSSHSGKTIEMSGFYV from the exons ATGGAGGCCTATGTCAAGAGAACGTACGCCCAGAAGAACCGTCCCGGTGGGGCCACCAACAAGTACCCGTTCTGGGACTACAG ATCTCGAAGAGGAAGCCTCTCAACATCCGCTTCTAACTCTTCCAACGATG GAAGTAGCATATCCTCCATTGGATCTTTGAGATCGGAAGCTGAAGGGGAAAACATCAgtttgtccggaaattccgacaTTGATTCTATCATGCTCAGCGACCCCTACCGGCTAACGGTGCACTTCCTGGCGGACTCTCACGAGGTGTACCCGATGATGGACATGTATCAGCCAGTCATTGACTGGGTCGACCCCGATCTCCATATTTTCAAAGTCTCGGAGAGGATAAATATTTCCGAACAACGAGCAGACGACTTTACTTACTCAGAATCCAGCATTCCTAGTACCGCCGTCATGATATTCCTACATGAGGAGGGAATGCTGGGATGTGAGAGAATTCAAACGGCAAAGATCCATTTCGAGAAGTCGCCTTGGAAATTCCACCATTCTGAACAAGTTTCTCGGGGACGGGTCAATCCGTACCCATATAACAGCCAGGACTTCTTTTACACGTCGGAAGATCTTCCACTGTGGGCTGTTCGACAGGTGCATTATGGAAAAGAGCATATTCGGTTAGTGATATTTGCTGGTGAAGAGAACTGGGATGACATGGTACATTTCTATAAACTTATTATTGGCACAGATCCAGAACTTTTACGAGaggatttttgtttatttacggTGCATACTCATACACACTATGATATCCAGTTTGCTTTGAAGAGACTACAAAGAGGAATCAAACCGAGGCCTCTCGAATGTGTAAAATTGCAATTCCGAGTGACGGACGTTGGACACATCGTGCCCCTATTCCCCAACGTGTGTAAGCCGCTATCGGACACGCGCTGGGAGACGAAGGACCACGACGGGAACACGATAGTTCTGGAAGTCACGGGCTGCCTCTTGCCATCAGCCAACAAGTCCCTGGAAAATAGCGTCACTCGAAAAAGATCGGACCGTTCCGATGCCTCCGACAGGTCACGTGGTTCCAGTCGGGCGTCGTCGGAAACGACATCAAGTCACTCGGGGAAAACGATAGAAATGTCCGGATTTTACGTGTGA
- the LOC117680333 gene encoding protein FAM124A isoform X2, producing MIRFADGDLSLYRSRRGSLSTSASNSSNDGSSISSIGSLRSEAEGENISLSGNSDIDSIMLSDPYRLTVHFLADSHEVYPMMDMYQPVIDWVDPDLHIFKVSERINISEQRADDFTYSESSIPSTAVMIFLHEEGMLGCERIQTAKIHFEKSPWKFHHSEQVSRGRVNPYPYNSQDFFYTSEDLPLWAVRQVHYGKEHIRLVIFAGEENWDDMVHFYKLIIGTDPELLREDFCLFTVHTHTHYDIQFALKRLQRGIKPRPLECVKLQFRVTDVGHIVPLFPNVCKPLSDTRWETKDHDGNTIVLEVTGCLLPSANKSLENSVTRKRSDRSDASDRSRGSSRASSETTSSHSGKTIEMSGFYV from the exons ATGATTAGATTTGCCGATGGAGACCTCTCATTATACAG ATCTCGAAGAGGAAGCCTCTCAACATCCGCTTCTAACTCTTCCAACGATG GAAGTAGCATATCCTCCATTGGATCTTTGAGATCGGAAGCTGAAGGGGAAAACATCAgtttgtccggaaattccgacaTTGATTCTATCATGCTCAGCGACCCCTACCGGCTAACGGTGCACTTCCTGGCGGACTCTCACGAGGTGTACCCGATGATGGACATGTATCAGCCAGTCATTGACTGGGTCGACCCCGATCTCCATATTTTCAAAGTCTCGGAGAGGATAAATATTTCCGAACAACGAGCAGACGACTTTACTTACTCAGAATCCAGCATTCCTAGTACCGCCGTCATGATATTCCTACATGAGGAGGGAATGCTGGGATGTGAGAGAATTCAAACGGCAAAGATCCATTTCGAGAAGTCGCCTTGGAAATTCCACCATTCTGAACAAGTTTCTCGGGGACGGGTCAATCCGTACCCATATAACAGCCAGGACTTCTTTTACACGTCGGAAGATCTTCCACTGTGGGCTGTTCGACAGGTGCATTATGGAAAAGAGCATATTCGGTTAGTGATATTTGCTGGTGAAGAGAACTGGGATGACATGGTACATTTCTATAAACTTATTATTGGCACAGATCCAGAACTTTTACGAGaggatttttgtttatttacggTGCATACTCATACACACTATGATATCCAGTTTGCTTTGAAGAGACTACAAAGAGGAATCAAACCGAGGCCTCTCGAATGTGTAAAATTGCAATTCCGAGTGACGGACGTTGGACACATCGTGCCCCTATTCCCCAACGTGTGTAAGCCGCTATCGGACACGCGCTGGGAGACGAAGGACCACGACGGGAACACGATAGTTCTGGAAGTCACGGGCTGCCTCTTGCCATCAGCCAACAAGTCCCTGGAAAATAGCGTCACTCGAAAAAGATCGGACCGTTCCGATGCCTCCGACAGGTCACGTGGTTCCAGTCGGGCGTCGTCGGAAACGACATCAAGTCACTCGGGGAAAACGATAGAAATGTCCGGATTTTACGTGTGA
- the LOC117680333 gene encoding protein FAM124A isoform X3, whose amino-acid sequence MLSDPYRLTVHFLADSHEVYPMMDMYQPVIDWVDPDLHIFKVSERINISEQRADDFTYSESSIPSTAVMIFLHEEGMLGCERIQTAKIHFEKSPWKFHHSEQVSRGRVNPYPYNSQDFFYTSEDLPLWAVRQVHYGKEHIRLVIFAGEENWDDMVHFYKLIIGTDPELLREDFCLFTVHTHTHYDIQFALKRLQRGIKPRPLECVKLQFRVTDVGHIVPLFPNVCKPLSDTRWETKDHDGNTIVLEVTGCLLPSANKSLENSVTRKRSDRSDASDRSRGSSRASSETTSSHSGKTIEMSGFYV is encoded by the coding sequence ATGCTCAGCGACCCCTACCGGCTAACGGTGCACTTCCTGGCGGACTCTCACGAGGTGTACCCGATGATGGACATGTATCAGCCAGTCATTGACTGGGTCGACCCCGATCTCCATATTTTCAAAGTCTCGGAGAGGATAAATATTTCCGAACAACGAGCAGACGACTTTACTTACTCAGAATCCAGCATTCCTAGTACCGCCGTCATGATATTCCTACATGAGGAGGGAATGCTGGGATGTGAGAGAATTCAAACGGCAAAGATCCATTTCGAGAAGTCGCCTTGGAAATTCCACCATTCTGAACAAGTTTCTCGGGGACGGGTCAATCCGTACCCATATAACAGCCAGGACTTCTTTTACACGTCGGAAGATCTTCCACTGTGGGCTGTTCGACAGGTGCATTATGGAAAAGAGCATATTCGGTTAGTGATATTTGCTGGTGAAGAGAACTGGGATGACATGGTACATTTCTATAAACTTATTATTGGCACAGATCCAGAACTTTTACGAGaggatttttgtttatttacggTGCATACTCATACACACTATGATATCCAGTTTGCTTTGAAGAGACTACAAAGAGGAATCAAACCGAGGCCTCTCGAATGTGTAAAATTGCAATTCCGAGTGACGGACGTTGGACACATCGTGCCCCTATTCCCCAACGTGTGTAAGCCGCTATCGGACACGCGCTGGGAGACGAAGGACCACGACGGGAACACGATAGTTCTGGAAGTCACGGGCTGCCTCTTGCCATCAGCCAACAAGTCCCTGGAAAATAGCGTCACTCGAAAAAGATCGGACCGTTCCGATGCCTCCGACAGGTCACGTGGTTCCAGTCGGGCGTCGTCGGAAACGACATCAAGTCACTCGGGGAAAACGATAGAAATGTCCGGATTTTACGTGTGA